Proteins from a genomic interval of Prochlorothrix hollandica PCC 9006 = CALU 1027:
- a CDS encoding methyl-accepting chemotaxis protein, with translation MSYKQAYYHYQNQEYAEAAAIIDSLVHEKPDDTNARLLRGHIYSGLQQYDVALSEYENLQVISDDPTVLQYAEQGIANCHAYLEINHSYSNGNGNGHYGGDAVTEATMEPSVAFDNEEPPDLGLWQDSPEGNGEQWQDDFGAGLDLEESDLGADSFENLTWDDTPIADDFDDQGLGAQGEEEAVSGPFGTANGVVSSDLTAGNPFASDNLDSNTLDDLDNLGSINFGQPNFTSYDAAGADLEDDNDPFFIPNADPVTDPGLFGENLSPLDRTPDLDLDGEPTIALGRSSSFGDLENDAFSAPALDVDDFESTDFESTDFESTDFQSTDFQSTDFESTDFESTDFESTDFESTDFESTDFESTGLSYGNSQSPQTPLFANNLDGDQPDTFFMGAEPNDPPDTAEHDQFDFRGDDTFADASSSSNFSDEDSQTLFMGGMGSDDDEDFSPTTPELESDFSPPSFNDLGSEDFGLDQPSTHPSLNSDSDFGYQTNQSRKFNAAASSQGNSSLDDFGDFGEFSNFDDFDVSEDLGDFSSSKPGSFDSPSSGSSSGSEVVGFNDPINSNLSGDTLWGDDSIPSFTQTDMGAVEPVVSVEQDSLAFLENSDLSTKRLIVAGCTGVIAAFASLAVYATRANAPEVRNNPPVAEQVQKTAIGMALLGLVGGIGSNFLLGEIIVRQSRKSINDLQQQMQRVTKGDFSAQTTVYSEDELGQLSASFNQMSRVILTTTKEAQRKADEQEQQREDLQRQVIRLLDDVEGAARGDLTVQAEVTADVLGAVADSFNLTIQNLREIVHQVKTAALQVNKSASDNETFARSLSSDALRQAEELAVTLNSVQVMTDSIQRVAESAREAEEVARTASSTALRGGEAVEQTVAGILRIRETVAETTRKVKRLAESSQEISKIVALIAAIASRTNLLALNASIEAARAGEAGRGFAIVADEVRQLADRAAKASKEIEQIVLQIQSETGSVMTAMEEGTQQVIEGTKLAEQAKRSLEDIIQVSNRIDQLVRSITADTVEQTETSRAVAQVMQSVELTAQETSQEAQRVSRSLQNLVGIARDLQTSVERFRVETTAE, from the coding sequence ATGTCATACAAGCAGGCATATTATCACTACCAAAATCAAGAATATGCAGAAGCAGCGGCCATTATCGATTCCTTAGTTCATGAAAAACCGGACGATACCAATGCCCGACTACTGCGTGGACATATCTATTCCGGCCTTCAGCAGTATGATGTGGCTCTCTCAGAGTATGAAAACCTTCAGGTCATTAGCGATGATCCCACGGTTCTCCAGTACGCCGAGCAGGGAATTGCTAACTGCCATGCCTATCTAGAGATTAATCATAGTTATAGCAATGGTAACGGTAACGGTCACTATGGCGGTGACGCTGTTACGGAAGCAACCATGGAGCCTAGCGTCGCCTTTGATAACGAGGAACCCCCTGACCTCGGTTTGTGGCAGGATTCTCCAGAGGGCAATGGGGAGCAATGGCAGGATGACTTTGGAGCCGGTCTTGACCTTGAGGAGTCTGACTTAGGGGCAGATAGTTTTGAAAACCTGACTTGGGACGACACCCCGATCGCCGATGATTTTGATGATCAAGGGTTGGGTGCCCAAGGGGAGGAAGAGGCCGTCAGTGGTCCCTTTGGAACCGCTAATGGTGTTGTCAGTAGTGATCTCACGGCGGGTAATCCCTTTGCCAGCGATAACCTAGACAGCAATACCCTGGATGATCTCGACAACCTGGGGTCCATTAATTTTGGTCAGCCCAACTTTACCTCCTATGATGCTGCGGGAGCAGATTTAGAAGACGACAATGATCCCTTTTTCATCCCCAATGCGGACCCTGTGACAGATCCAGGACTGTTTGGTGAGAATCTTAGCCCTCTGGATCGGACCCCTGACTTGGATTTGGACGGGGAGCCAACGATCGCCTTGGGTAGATCGTCGTCTTTCGGTGATCTAGAAAACGATGCTTTCTCGGCTCCAGCCTTGGATGTTGACGACTTTGAATCCACAGACTTTGAATCCACGGATTTCGAGTCTACAGACTTCCAGTCCACAGACTTCCAGTCCACGGATTTTGAATCCACGGATTTTGAATCCACAGACTTTGAATCTACAGACTTTGAATCCACAGATTTTGAATCCACAGACTTTGAATCCACGGGCCTGAGTTATGGCAATTCCCAGTCTCCCCAGACACCCCTCTTTGCTAACAACTTAGATGGTGATCAACCCGATACCTTCTTTATGGGAGCAGAACCCAACGACCCCCCTGATACAGCAGAGCATGATCAGTTCGACTTCCGGGGTGATGACACCTTCGCTGATGCTTCCTCTTCCAGTAACTTCAGTGATGAAGATTCTCAGACCCTATTTATGGGCGGCATGGGCAGTGATGACGATGAAGACTTTAGCCCCACAACCCCCGAATTAGAATCTGACTTTTCCCCCCCCAGCTTTAATGACTTAGGATCTGAAGATTTCGGTTTGGATCAACCCTCGACCCATCCGTCCCTTAACAGTGATTCTGATTTTGGTTATCAGACAAACCAGTCTCGAAAGTTCAATGCTGCGGCTTCAAGCCAAGGGAATAGTTCTTTGGATGACTTCGGCGATTTTGGTGAATTTAGTAACTTCGATGACTTTGATGTATCGGAGGATCTGGGAGACTTCAGCAGCAGTAAACCCGGAAGTTTTGACAGCCCTTCGTCGGGCAGCTCCAGTGGTTCGGAAGTGGTGGGTTTTAATGATCCCATTAACAGTAACTTAAGCGGAGATACCCTCTGGGGAGATGACAGCATTCCGTCCTTCACCCAAACTGATATGGGGGCAGTGGAACCGGTAGTATCCGTCGAGCAAGATTCCTTGGCCTTTCTGGAAAACTCGGATTTAAGTACCAAGCGCCTGATTGTGGCCGGGTGTACGGGCGTGATTGCTGCCTTTGCGTCCTTAGCCGTTTATGCGACCCGTGCCAATGCTCCAGAGGTCAGAAACAACCCTCCGGTTGCAGAGCAAGTCCAAAAAACGGCCATTGGCATGGCTTTATTGGGGTTGGTGGGGGGCATTGGCAGTAACTTTCTGTTGGGGGAAATTATTGTTCGCCAGAGCCGCAAGTCCATTAATGATTTGCAGCAGCAAATGCAACGGGTGACCAAAGGGGATTTTAGCGCCCAGACGACGGTGTATTCCGAAGATGAGTTGGGGCAGCTCTCCGCATCGTTTAACCAGATGTCTCGGGTGATTCTGACCACTACTAAAGAAGCCCAACGCAAGGCTGACGAGCAGGAACAACAGCGGGAAGACCTCCAACGCCAAGTGATTCGTCTGCTGGATGATGTGGAAGGAGCGGCGCGAGGGGACTTAACGGTTCAGGCGGAGGTGACGGCGGACGTGCTGGGTGCTGTGGCTGACTCCTTTAACTTGACCATCCAAAACCTGCGGGAAATTGTGCACCAGGTTAAAACAGCCGCCTTGCAGGTGAATAAATCCGCCTCCGACAACGAAACCTTTGCCCGCAGTTTGTCTTCGGATGCCCTGCGGCAAGCGGAAGAACTGGCGGTAACCCTCAATTCTGTGCAGGTGATGACGGATTCCATTCAACGGGTGGCGGAGAGCGCCCGTGAGGCGGAGGAAGTGGCTCGCACGGCATCGTCTACCGCTCTGCGGGGTGGAGAAGCCGTGGAGCAAACCGTGGCTGGTATTCTTCGTATTCGAGAAACCGTGGCTGAAACCACCCGTAAGGTCAAACGTTTAGCAGAATCGTCCCAGGAAATTTCCAAGATTGTGGCGTTGATTGCTGCCATTGCTTCCCGTACTAATCTTCTGGCCCTCAATGCCAGTATTGAGGCGGCGCGGGCTGGTGAAGCAGGGCGAGGATTTGCTATCGTGGCGGATGAGGTGCGTCAGTTGGCCGATCGCGCGGCTAAAGCTTCCAAGGAAATTGAACAAATTGTCTTACAAATTCAAAGTGAGACGGGTTCTGTGATGACTGCCATGGAAGAGGGAACCCAGCAGGTCATTGAGGGGACGAAGCTGGCTGAACAGGCTAAGCGATCCCTAGAGGATATTATTCAGGTTTCCAACCGCATTGATCAGTTGGTGCGTTCTATTACCGCCGATACCGTGGAACAGACCGAAACGTCTCGCGCCGTGGCCCAGGTGATGCAGTCCGTCGAGTTGACGGCCCAAGAGACCTCTCAGGAGGCTCAGCGGGTATCCCGATCCCTGCAAAATCTGGTGGGCATTGCCCGCGATCTACAAACGTCCGTGGAACGGTTTCGGGTGGAGACAACCGCAGAGTAA
- a CDS encoding Hpt domain-containing protein: MDADNQQRILGYFIEEAKDHLETLGQGLQAFANTLADPEMLNELFRAAHSIKGGAAMLNLGPLQQVAAHLEDDFKILKDHPHVPSQSPIASLFQSSCADLAVLLQAVEQTPQGNYSGVDGRKGV, encoded by the coding sequence ATGGATGCAGACAATCAGCAGCGAATTTTGGGTTACTTTATTGAAGAAGCCAAGGATCATCTAGAAACTCTAGGTCAAGGTCTCCAAGCTTTTGCCAACACCTTGGCTGACCCAGAAATGCTCAATGAATTATTTCGCGCTGCCCACTCTATCAAGGGCGGAGCAGCAATGCTGAACTTAGGTCCCCTGCAACAGGTGGCCGCTCATTTGGAAGATGACTTTAAGATTTTAAAAGATCATCCCCATGTGCCATCCCAGTCTCCCATTGCTTCCCTGTTCCAAAGCAGTTGTGCCGATTTAGCTGTCTTGTTGCAAGCGGTGGAACAGACTCCCCAGGGTAACTATTCAGGGGTTGACGGAAGAAAGGGGGTTTAA
- the hmpF gene encoding pilus motility taxis protein HmpF has product MLYLAEIQKKSGGLLSSNKVGLKLLAQQRSEDRWQVLANGEVLTSDKVGDFSPGVLVLVDVSDKSGQVQRVKESTRTILNNFQNISRFQDRLKDQEEEIEQWKQSLTYQSQELNRREEVEMESRRDQMHQIESEMARLEQEKQESNRLREEAQHLRTELDNRDKELKKAWNQLRVEQQELAVRSESMGEAAGLSTEQLSQLQERIHQLLAAVISGDGVKNQLHHALESLGHQRSLVSQHWEQWEQHQANATQSQDAVSQLEQTVNDRWQTWEQGQSALERAKAALESLQSLVASQQDHAQTLQNQIAAQDHLHQQLSSALGGVDPAAAQQVDMAALEQMPINELETLVQELGKDYQKTFNFVNDQEEELRFLSQDIDTKKAEIAKASEFDSLTLENELADLNSEYQLFDESVLPQRRRLREAQAILSAHQSVLSKRKGVPITEDSKLELDLTPVLEQIEAHRQTDAAALATLLDKIEQLQGQMQTQAREVTEQEAQQQQQRQDIETLEADLRQQQANLGQVWGKINTYQELLQPTNETLNALEQQLQVLQQEVDSLQETGSHQAQLLAEMNQSLAALAA; this is encoded by the coding sequence GTGCTGTATCTAGCAGAAATACAAAAAAAATCAGGCGGTTTGTTAAGTTCTAACAAGGTAGGACTCAAACTTCTAGCCCAGCAGAGATCAGAAGACCGTTGGCAAGTGTTGGCCAATGGTGAAGTTCTCACCTCGGATAAAGTTGGCGATTTCAGCCCTGGGGTCCTGGTGTTGGTGGATGTTAGCGACAAGTCCGGCCAGGTACAACGGGTCAAAGAATCAACCCGTACCATTCTGAATAACTTCCAAAACATCTCCCGCTTTCAGGATCGTCTGAAGGATCAAGAGGAAGAAATTGAACAATGGAAGCAATCCCTGACTTACCAGAGCCAAGAGTTGAATCGCCGGGAAGAAGTGGAGATGGAGTCCCGGCGGGATCAAATGCACCAGATAGAAAGCGAGATGGCACGGCTGGAACAGGAGAAACAGGAGTCGAACCGGTTGCGGGAAGAAGCCCAACATCTGCGAACAGAGTTGGATAACCGCGATAAAGAACTCAAAAAAGCCTGGAATCAATTACGGGTCGAACAGCAGGAACTAGCCGTGCGGTCTGAGTCTATGGGAGAGGCGGCAGGACTGAGTACGGAGCAGTTATCCCAGTTACAGGAACGCATCCATCAGTTGTTAGCAGCGGTGATCTCTGGGGATGGGGTTAAGAATCAGTTACACCATGCCTTGGAGTCCCTGGGACATCAACGGTCCCTAGTGTCCCAACACTGGGAGCAATGGGAACAACACCAGGCTAATGCTACCCAAAGCCAAGATGCTGTTAGCCAGTTGGAGCAGACGGTCAACGATCGCTGGCAAACCTGGGAACAGGGTCAATCAGCCCTAGAACGGGCCAAAGCAGCCTTGGAGTCTCTCCAGTCCTTGGTGGCCAGCCAGCAGGATCATGCCCAGACTCTCCAAAACCAAATCGCAGCCCAGGATCATCTACACCAACAACTCTCCTCTGCCCTAGGGGGAGTTGATCCGGCTGCGGCCCAACAGGTGGACATGGCGGCTCTGGAACAGATGCCCATTAATGAGTTGGAGACCCTTGTCCAGGAATTGGGCAAAGACTACCAAAAAACCTTTAATTTTGTGAATGATCAGGAGGAGGAACTGCGGTTTCTCTCCCAGGACATTGACACCAAAAAGGCAGAGATCGCCAAAGCCAGTGAGTTCGATTCGTTGACCCTGGAGAATGAACTGGCGGATCTCAATTCGGAGTATCAATTATTTGATGAATCCGTGCTGCCTCAACGGAGGCGGCTGCGGGAAGCCCAGGCTATTTTGTCGGCTCACCAGTCTGTGCTGTCGAAGCGTAAAGGGGTTCCCATCACGGAGGACAGTAAGCTAGAGCTAGATCTCACGCCCGTGCTGGAGCAAATTGAAGCCCATCGCCAAACCGATGCCGCAGCCTTAGCCACGTTGCTGGACAAGATTGAACAACTCCAGGGGCAGATGCAAACCCAGGCCAGGGAGGTGACTGAGCAGGAAGCCCAACAACAGCAGCAGCGCCAGGACATTGAGACCCTGGAAGCGGATCTACGCCAACAGCAGGCCAATCTAGGGCAGGTGTGGGGCAAGATTAATACCTACCAGGAACTGTTGCAGCCCACAAACGAGACCCTCAACGCTTTGGAACAACAATTACAGGTGTTGCAGCAGGAAGTGGATAGCCTCCAGGAAACCGGCAGTCACCAGGCTCAGCTTTTGGCTGAGATGAACCAGTCTCTGGCGGCACTGGCGGCATAA
- a CDS encoding response regulator transcription factor yields the protein MSIVLVVEDSPTQREMITDLLRGSGLDVTIATDGVEAIEQIENHCPDLVVLDIVMPRMNGYEVCRRLKSDPKTQSVPVVMCSSKGEEFDRYWGMKQGADAYIAKPFQPTELVGTVKQLLRG from the coding sequence ATGAGTATAGTGTTGGTTGTGGAGGACAGTCCAACCCAACGGGAAATGATTACCGATCTCCTCCGAGGAAGTGGACTTGATGTCACAATTGCCACCGATGGGGTTGAAGCCATCGAACAAATTGAGAATCATTGTCCCGACTTGGTGGTGCTTGATATTGTCATGCCCCGTATGAATGGCTATGAAGTCTGTCGCCGTCTCAAGAGCGATCCTAAAACACAGAGCGTTCCCGTCGTGATGTGCTCTTCTAAGGGAGAGGAATTCGATCGCTATTGGGGGATGAAACAAGGTGCCGATGCCTATATTGCCAAGCCCTTTCAACCCACGGAACTGGTGGGTACGGTTAAGCAACTGTTGCGGGGCTGA
- a CDS encoding response regulator — protein sequence MQGHLHEIDVRSILQLVEIGQRTGELFVEAFGNTASSSGWSDRNTKVSTSTPHHSWFVFFLNGQIIHATHLESGIKRLQDYLQRYHLAVDGDFLSQSALASVHAPEYGYLWALLENGLLTPAQGRSIIRSLTYETLFDLLSLHQGTFVFEMGSPLAPQLTTLEISPMILTIMKQIQEWKQFHPLIQSPDQRLAEGNLSALPGQVPSETLKVLEKWADGSHSLRRIARYFNSDILTLTRTLYPAVKAGVFHVLPPDTSFSLSPVPTLIPVEDDRPPRIVCIDDSAPLRKTVESQLNYWGYEVTSLGNPLKALSLLFELKPDLILCDIAMPTLNGYELCGMLRQSTAFRQIPIVMLTGKEGFTDRMLARMVGATDYLTKPFGPQELMMLVEKYVGPGHADRCEPDTLLRADLKEQLGN from the coding sequence ATGCAGGGTCACCTTCACGAAATTGACGTTCGCAGCATCCTGCAGCTTGTGGAAATTGGCCAACGGACGGGAGAACTATTTGTCGAAGCCTTTGGTAATACTGCCAGTAGCAGCGGCTGGAGCGATCGTAATACCAAAGTCAGCACCAGTACCCCTCACCATTCCTGGTTTGTCTTTTTTCTCAATGGCCAAATTATCCATGCTACCCACCTGGAGAGTGGCATTAAGCGTCTTCAGGATTATCTCCAGCGCTACCACCTCGCAGTGGATGGGGACTTTTTATCCCAATCTGCTCTGGCCAGTGTCCACGCCCCTGAGTATGGCTATCTGTGGGCGCTATTGGAAAATGGGTTGCTCACCCCTGCCCAGGGCCGCAGCATTATTCGCAGTCTGACCTACGAGACCTTATTTGATCTGCTGAGTTTGCACCAAGGAACGTTTGTCTTTGAGATGGGTTCTCCCCTGGCCCCTCAGCTAACGACCCTGGAAATTAGCCCCATGATCCTGACCATCATGAAGCAAATTCAGGAATGGAAGCAGTTTCATCCGTTAATTCAATCCCCTGATCAGCGTCTGGCGGAAGGGAATCTGTCGGCTCTTCCAGGTCAGGTTCCCTCGGAGACCCTGAAGGTCTTGGAAAAGTGGGCAGATGGTTCCCATTCCCTGCGCCGCATCGCTCGGTATTTTAATAGCGATATTTTGACCTTAACCCGGACTTTGTATCCTGCGGTGAAGGCGGGTGTTTTTCATGTGTTGCCTCCAGATACCAGCTTTTCTCTGTCCCCTGTCCCTACCCTGATTCCAGTGGAGGACGATCGCCCGCCTCGCATTGTCTGTATTGACGACAGCGCTCCCCTGCGTAAAACCGTTGAAAGCCAGTTGAATTATTGGGGCTATGAGGTGACGAGTCTGGGGAACCCCCTGAAAGCCCTAAGTTTGTTGTTTGAGCTGAAGCCTGATCTCATCCTCTGTGATATTGCCATGCCTACTTTAAATGGCTATGAGCTATGTGGAATGTTGCGGCAGTCTACGGCGTTCCGTCAAATTCCCATTGTGATGCTGACGGGTAAGGAGGGATTTACCGATCGCATGTTAGCCCGGATGGTGGGGGCCACCGACTACCTCACTAAACCCTTTGGACCCCAGGAACTGATGATGTTGGTGGAAAAATATGTGGGTCCGGGCCACGCCGATCGCTGTGAACCGGATACGCTGTTGAGGGCTGATCTCAAGGAACAACTGGGGAATTAG
- a CDS encoding chemotaxis protein CheW, translating into MVGNPDFLAGHDQDNSPEMQELETPDGELYLRFFIPSGDELALPAVGIRQAIFEPPDRITPIPNVSSLLLGTLNVRGRVIWVADLGQFLGDTTPLSGDRTELHVIAVEDQDTMLGLAVDRVGDTQWLNIDDIQVPTDISDTMAPFVRGEWIMKDSASNRRLRLLDQVSILRSARWAA; encoded by the coding sequence ATGGTTGGAAATCCTGATTTTTTAGCGGGCCATGACCAAGATAACAGCCCCGAAATGCAGGAGCTGGAGACTCCGGATGGTGAATTATATCTGCGCTTTTTTATCCCTTCGGGTGATGAATTGGCCTTGCCTGCCGTCGGTATTCGTCAGGCTATTTTTGAACCCCCCGATCGCATCACTCCCATTCCCAACGTCTCCTCCCTTCTCTTAGGTACCTTGAATGTGCGAGGTCGTGTGATTTGGGTGGCAGATTTAGGACAGTTTTTAGGGGATACAACCCCCCTCAGCGGTGATCGCACGGAACTGCATGTCATTGCTGTGGAAGACCAGGATACAATGCTTGGTCTTGCAGTCGATCGTGTAGGTGATACGCAGTGGCTTAACATTGACGACATTCAAGTTCCCACCGATATTTCGGATACCATGGCTCCTTTCGTCCGGGGAGAATGGATCATGAAGGATTCAGCTAGCAATCGTCGCCTCCGACTTCTCGATCAAGTCTCGATCCTTCGATCGGCGCGGTGGGCAGCATAA